TCCTCAAATACTCGCAGAGTGTTGCATCAAAAGCGGAAGCTTCTTTGAAGGTTGGTAATCGGCGCAACTCATCAATCTGTTCTTGGGAGGTGTCCTCGATCAGGGTGCTATAGCTAGTGTAAAGTATTGGGTCGCAAGCTGTTAAGACGAATAAAGCGGCCGCGCACGCGACCGTGTTTTGCGGATATCTCAGTTTCTTTATCAAATCAAACATCCAACTCCTCCACGAACCGGGCGTTCTCCTGGATATACTCGAAGCGCTTCTCCGGTTTCTTCCCCATCAGCCGCTCGACCAGATCCCCCGTCTCACCCGGCTCGTCCTCGTCGATGGACACCCGGATCAGCTTCCGGGTTTCGGGGTTCATGGTGGTGTCCTTGAGGTCCTTGGCGTCCATCTCCCCCAGGCCCTTGAAGCGGCTCACGTCGATCTTGCCTTTGCCGCCGAGGCCTTTTTCCAGCCAGGCGTCGCGTTCGGCCTCGTCGAGGCAATAGACCCGTTTCGCGCCTTGGGTCAGGCGGAAGAGGGGCGGGCAGGCCAGATAGAGGTGGCCTGCGTCGATCATCGGGCGCATCTGGGTGAAGAAGAAGGTCATCAGCAGGGACGCGATATGGGCGCCGTCCACGTCGGCGTCGGTCATGATGATGATCTTGTCGTAGCGCAGATCCTCGATGTTGAATTTGCTGCCGAGCCCGACGCCGAGGGCCTGGGTCAGATCGCTGATCTCCTGGTTGGAGCCGAGTTTCGAGGACGCGGCACCGAGGACGTTGAGGATCTTGCCGCGCAGGGGTAGGAGGGCTTGGGTCTTGCGGTCGCGGGCCATCTTGGCGGAGCCGCCCGCGCTGTCGCCCTCGACGATGAACAGTTCCGTACCCGCGCGGTTGGTGGCGGAGCAGTCCACCAGCTTGCCGGGCAGGCGCAGGCGCTTGGTGGCTGATTTGCGGGCGGTTTCCTTTTCCTGGCGGCGGCGGAGGCGTTCCTCGGCGCGCAGGACGAGGAAGTCGAGGATGGCGCCGGCGGATTTGGTGTCGGCGGCGAGCCAGTTGTCGAAGTGGTCGCGCACGGCGTTCTCGACCATGCGCTGGGCCTCGACGGTGGCGAGGCGGTCCTTGGTCTGGCCGACGAATTCCGGCTCCCGGATGAAGCAGGACACGAGCGCGCCCGCGCCGGTGATCAGGTCCTCGCGGGTGATGGTGCTGGCCTTGCGGTTCGAGACAAGCTCGCCGTAAGCCTTGATGCCCTTGAGGATGGCGGCCCAGAAGCCCGCCTCGTGGGTGCCGCCCTCCGGCGTGGGGACGGTGTTGCAGTAGGACTGGATGAAGCCGTCGCGGGCCGGGGTCCAGTTGATGGCCCATTCGACCTTGCCGGGGCGGCCGAATTTCTCGAACGACACGGTGCCGGAGAACGGCGCGTCGGCATAGGTGGCGGCCTGGCCGAGTGTTTCGTTGAGGTAGTCGCTGAGCCCGCCGGGGAAGTGGAAGGTGGCCTCCTCGGGCGTGTCGCCGTCGTCGATGGCGGTTTTCCAGCGGATCTCGACCCCGGAGAAGAGGTAGGCCTTGGAGCGGGCCATCTTGAACAGGCGCGCTGGTTTGAGGGCGAGGGAGCCGAAGATCTCCGGGTCCGGGTGGAAGGTGACGGCGGTGCCGCGGCGGTTGGGGGCGGCGCCGATTTTCGCCAGTTTGCCCTGGGGGACGCCGCGGGAGAATTCCATGGCGTAAAGCTCGCGGTTGCGGGCGACTTCCACGCGGAGGTGGTCGCTGAGCGCGTTGACCACCGAGGAGCCGACGCCGTGCAGGCCGCCCGAGGTCTCGTAGCTGTCGCCGGAGAACTTGCCGCCCGCGTTGAGGGTGCAGAAGATCACCTCCAGCGCGGATTTGTCGGGGGTTTTCGGGTGCGGGTCGGTGGGGATGCCGCGGCCGTTGTCGCGTACGGAGACATGGCCGTTGGCGTGCAGCTCGACCTCGATCCAGGTGGCGTGGCCCGCGACCGCCTCGTCCATGGAGTTGTCGATGATCTCGGCCACCATGTGGTGGAGCGCGCGGTCGTCCTTGCCGCCGATATACATGCCGGGGCGGAGGCGGACATGTTCCATGTCTTCCAGCACCTGGATCGAGGAGGCGTCATAGGTGGCGGCGGTGTCGGCGCGCGCGCCCGAGAGAAGGTCGTTGGCCATGGGACTGCTCATTCTTGGTGTTTGCGCCAGTATGGCAGGGCGGGGGGGAGGTGGGAAGTGGCCGCGAGGGGCGAAGGGGGGCGGGGATGTCGCCGCCCGGGCGGGCAGGCGCACGACCTTGGGGGCTGAGGCCGGTGCGTCGGGTGAGCGCGGGGGCATCATTCGTCGCGGGGGCGATGATCGCCGCCCGGAGCGAGAGCGGTGAGTCCGCCGGTCGTGACGCGGTGCGCGACCAGGGGCGGTCTGCGGTTTGCGCGCCGGGTGTGGCGGTGGACGCCGAGTTCAGGTGCCGCTGGCGGGGCAATCGCGTGCGCGGGGTGGCGTGCCCGCCGCATGTGCGATTGGTCGCGACAAGTCCGTGCCGGCCACGTAAAGCCCGGGCCGGGCGGGGCGTGCAGGGCGCGGGGCGCAGGGCCGGAGGGGACGAAGCACGGCCTCCAGGCTGGTGCGAGGGCGGCGGTTCGCGCGGGCCGCTAACGCGCCCTGCGCTGGGAACGCGGTCGAGACTGCTGCTTATTTGTGCAACTTTCGACCGCCTGCGCGTGAAGACTGCCGATTTGGCGCGGTGTTAAGACAATCTTTACAAAGTTTGACTTCCGCGGGCGCAGATGTGATAGTGAAATTTGGTATTTGGACTACAACGAGTGGAAGTGTGACGATGACATTCAAGACAGGACTACTGGCGACCGCAACGGCGCTGGCCCTCGGGGCGGCACCGGTCTGGGCGGTTTCGATTTCGGTGCAGGAATTCGACGCGACCAACTTTGGTTTCATCGAGGGGCTCGGCACGTTCACCGAAGAGGACTTCGAGAACCTCGGGCCGGGCGGTGGAGCGACCGTCGAGGGTCAGGTCGGCTTCCAGGGCTCGCCATTGTCCACCGCCGTGGGCAACTTCGAAACGGTCGGCGGCACAGGCGGTGGCGGGACCGTGACGGGAAGCGGCTTTCCGAATGACGGGACCGGGCTCGCCCTGCGCGACGGGACCGTGTTCGGACGTACCAACAAGATTCCCACGACCGGGACGTGGTTCCTCGACAGCAACGATACCCACGGGATCGAGTGGGATGTGTCCCTCGGGGGAGCTTCCTTCGACGCGATCTTTTTCACCCTGACCGATGGTAGCGACCAGGGCGCATTCCTTCGGATCGACGCGGGTGGCGGCAACACGTTCGAGCAACGCGTCGGTGGAAAACTGCCCGATGGGAATTCCAGCATCGTCGTGATCGAATTCAGTAGCGCAGTGACCGCTGCGGATATCGATTTCTTCAACTTCGAGTCGGATGGCGTGACCTTTCGCGAAGACGACGGTTTCTCGCTTGACGGTATGAGAGTGGGCATCGGTGGTCCGGGCTTCGGGGCGCCGCCCGCGCCGGTTCCGTTGCCGGCGTCTGGTCTGTTGCTGATCGGGGCGCTTGGAGCGGTGGCCTTGCGGGCACGCAAAGCCCGCGGCTGAGCTTCGGCCTTTTGAAAAATATAGAGCCGCTCACAGGGATGTGGGCGGCTTTTTCATGTCTTGTGCCCCGTGGTCGGGGGACCTGCGCGCCTTGTCAGGGCGTGGCAGGAGTTCTTGACTCGTGTCAAAGTCGGCGCTGCGCGAACCTGCTAGGCCGTCGGGGAACCTCAAGGAGCGCCTATGACCGACCAGACCCCGATCGCCGATCTTCCCAAGTCCGAGACCAAGTCCAACGGTCAGAGTGCCGCGGCGCCCGCGCGGAGCCCGTCGCCGAGCCCCGAGGCCGTGCGGCAGGCCTTCGAGACCGGGCGATATCCCTATCGCCGGAAGATGGCGCGCCGGGCCTACGAGGCCGAGAAGGCGCAATTGCAGGCGGAGTTGCTGAAGGTGCAGCTCTGGGCGCAGGAGACCGGACAGAAATTCGTGATGCTGTTCGAGGGGCGCGATGCCGCCGGCAAGGGCGGCACGATCAAGCGGTTCACCGAGCACCTGAACCCGCGTGCGGCCCGGGTCGTGGCGCTGAACAAGCCCACGGACGAAGAGCGCGGCCAGTGGTATTACCAGCGCTATATCGAGCATCTGCCGACCGCGGGCGAAATGGTGTTCTATGACCGGTCCTGGTACAACCGCGCCGGTGTGGAGCGGGTGATGGGGTTCTGCTCGCCCACGGAATACCTGGAATTCATGCGCCAGACCCCGGAATTCGAGCGCATGCTCACCCGGTCGGGCATCCGGCTTTACAAGTACTGGTTCTCGGTCACCCAGGCCGAGCAGAAGCGCCGGTTCGACAGTCGCGCGACCGATCCGCTGAAGCGTTGGAAGCTGTCGCCGATCGACAAGGCGAGCCTGAGCAAGTGGGACGAGTACACCGAGGCCAAGGAGGCGATGTTCTTCTACACCAACACCGCCGACGCGCCCTGGACCATCGTGAAGTCGAACGACAAGAAGCGCGCGCGGCTCAACTGCATGCGGCATTTCCTGTCGACGCTGGACTATCCGGACAAGGATTACGACATCGTGACCCCGGCCGATCCGCTGATCGTGGGCGGGGCGGGGCATGTGGTGCATTCGGCCGAGCATATCCTCGGCGCCTCGCTGCATCCCGATACCCGCCGCAGCAGTTGAGCGGCGATTGAGGTTGCGGGGTGGAGCGACTATCTTCGCCCCATGAAAGCTTTGCGCGCCTTTTGTGCGGTGTCCTGGCTCGCCCCTGCCTGGGTTGCAGCGGCGAGCCTTCCTGCGTTTGCCCATCCGCATATCTTCATCGATGCGGGCGCGACGCTCGTGTTCGACGAGGAAGGCCGGTTGGGGGCCGTGCGGATCGTGTGGGCCTACGATTCGCTGTTCTCGCTGGTGGTGGTGGAGGAGCGGGGCCTCGACCCGGATTTCGACGGTGTGCTGGAGCCCGGCGAGGCGGAGCAGCTGTCGGGCTTCGACATGAACTGGATCGAGGGTTTTGCCGGGGACAGCTATCTGCTGGCCGGGGGCGCGGAGGTGCCGCTGACCCGACCGTTGGAGTATGACGCGGCCTATGAGGAGGGGCGGGTCGTGTCCACCCATCTGCGCGCGCTGGAGACGCGGGTCGCGGTGGGGGCGGAGCCGGTGATTTTGCAGATCTACGATCCGACCTATTACACGTCCTACGAGATCGACCTGCCCGTGCGGCTGGAGAACGCGCCGGAGGGTTGCGTGGCGGAGGTTTACGTGCCCGACCCGGAGGCGGCGTCGGAGCAGCTGGTGGCGGCCTTGCAGGAATTCGCGGGCAGCGACGATCCGCTGTTCGAGGACGATTTTCCGGCGGTCGGGGATCTCTTTGCCCATGAGGTGCGTGTCACATGCGGGCCCTAGGCGCGGGCGCGGCGCTGCTGCTGCTGGGGGGTCTGGCCTTCCTGCTCTGGGGCGGGGGCGGCGACGGGATCGCGCGCTGGGCCGCGAGCCAGCAGCGCGAGGTGCAGGACGCGCTGGCGGGGCAGTTGCGCGCGCTGCGGGTCGGCGAGGCGGGCGCGCTTGCGGGGTTCCTGGGGGTCTGTTTCGCCTATGGTTTCTTTCATGCGGCTGGGCCGGGGCACGGCAAGGTGGTGATCGGCGGCTACGGCGTGGCGCGGCGGATCTCGATGCTGCGGCTGTCGGGGGTGGCGTTGATCGCGAGCCTCGGGCAGGCGGCCACGGCGATCGTTCTGGTGGGCGTGGGCGCCTGGGTGTTCCAGGCGAGCACGGCGCAGTTGACGGGCGTGGCCGACGACTGGTTCGCGCCGGCGAGTGCGGCGGCGATCCTGGTGCTGGGCCTGTGGCTGGTCTGGCGCGGGGTGGCGCGGTTGCGCGCGGCGCGGCGGGTCGAGGCCCATCACCATGACCATCACGACCATCACCATGGGCACGACCACGATCACGACCACGATCACGACCATGGCCACGGCGACGGGGCTTGCGAGACCTGCGGTCATGCCCATGCGCCCGACGCGAGCGCGGTGCTGGCGGCGCGGGGCCCGCGGGAGATCCTGGCCCTGATCGGGGCGGTGGCGATCCGGCCCTGTACCGGCGCGCTCTTCGTGCTGATCCTGGGGCTGCGGTTGCAGA
The Dinoroseobacter shibae DFL 12 = DSM 16493 genome window above contains:
- the parE gene encoding DNA topoisomerase IV subunit B; protein product: MANDLLSGARADTAATYDASSIQVLEDMEHVRLRPGMYIGGKDDRALHHMVAEIIDNSMDEAVAGHATWIEVELHANGHVSVRDNGRGIPTDPHPKTPDKSALEVIFCTLNAGGKFSGDSYETSGGLHGVGSSVVNALSDHLRVEVARNRELYAMEFSRGVPQGKLAKIGAAPNRRGTAVTFHPDPEIFGSLALKPARLFKMARSKAYLFSGVEIRWKTAIDDGDTPEEATFHFPGGLSDYLNETLGQAATYADAPFSGTVSFEKFGRPGKVEWAINWTPARDGFIQSYCNTVPTPEGGTHEAGFWAAILKGIKAYGELVSNRKASTITREDLITGAGALVSCFIREPEFVGQTKDRLATVEAQRMVENAVRDHFDNWLAADTKSAGAILDFLVLRAEERLRRRQEKETARKSATKRLRLPGKLVDCSATNRAGTELFIVEGDSAGGSAKMARDRKTQALLPLRGKILNVLGAASSKLGSNQEISDLTQALGVGLGSKFNIEDLRYDKIIIMTDADVDGAHIASLLMTFFFTQMRPMIDAGHLYLACPPLFRLTQGAKRVYCLDEAERDAWLEKGLGGKGKIDVSRFKGLGEMDAKDLKDTTMNPETRKLIRVSIDEDEPGETGDLVERLMGKKPEKRFEYIQENARFVEELDV
- a CDS encoding DUF1007 family protein, with protein sequence MKALRAFCAVSWLAPAWVAAASLPAFAHPHIFIDAGATLVFDEEGRLGAVRIVWAYDSLFSLVVVEERGLDPDFDGVLEPGEAEQLSGFDMNWIEGFAGDSYLLAGGAEVPLTRPLEYDAAYEEGRVVSTHLRALETRVAVGAEPVILQIYDPTYYTSYEIDLPVRLENAPEGCVAEVYVPDPEAASEQLVAALQEFAGSDDPLFEDDFPAVGDLFAHEVRVTCGP
- the ppk2 gene encoding polyphosphate kinase 2, translated to MTDQTPIADLPKSETKSNGQSAAAPARSPSPSPEAVRQAFETGRYPYRRKMARRAYEAEKAQLQAELLKVQLWAQETGQKFVMLFEGRDAAGKGGTIKRFTEHLNPRAARVVALNKPTDEERGQWYYQRYIEHLPTAGEMVFYDRSWYNRAGVERVMGFCSPTEYLEFMRQTPEFERMLTRSGIRLYKYWFSVTQAEQKRRFDSRATDPLKRWKLSPIDKASLSKWDEYTEAKEAMFFYTNTADAPWTIVKSNDKKRARLNCMRHFLSTLDYPDKDYDIVTPADPLIVGGAGHVVHSAEHILGASLHPDTRRSS
- a CDS encoding nickel/cobalt transporter, yielding MRALGAGAALLLLGGLAFLLWGGGGDGIARWAASQQREVQDALAGQLRALRVGEAGALAGFLGVCFAYGFFHAAGPGHGKVVIGGYGVARRISMLRLSGVALIASLGQAATAIVLVGVGAWVFQASTAQLTGVADDWFAPASAAAILVLGLWLVWRGVARLRAARRVEAHHHDHHDHHHGHDHDHDHDHDHGHGDGACETCGHAHAPDASAVLAARGPREILALIGAVAIRPCTGALFVLILGLRLQIEAAAVAGVVAMALGTASVTVAVAVAATGLRESSALASGGWSQARHLGSVLEIGAGVLVALLAWGLLQAGM